The DNA sequence ACGAGGCGTTGACCGGCGGCGCGCCGCTGCCGCGGGCCACGGCGGGCGCGCCACCGCACGACTGGCTCACCATCACCGGCGGCGCGATCGGCCAGGGTCTGCCGGTCGCCACCGGCGCCGCCGTCGCGTGTCCCGACCGCCCGGTCGTGTCGCTGCAGGCCGACGGGAGCGCCATGTACACGATCCAGGCGCTGTGGACCCAGGCACGCGAGAGCCTGGACGTCACCACCGTCATCTACGACAACGCCGCGTACGACATCCTCGCGATCGAGATGGACCGGGTCGGTGCCGGCGGCGGGCCGCGCGCCCGTGAGCTGTTCGACCTCTCCGGCCCTCGGCTCGACTTCGTCGCGCTCGCCGCGGGCATGGGCGTGCCGGCCACGCGCGTGGACACGGCCGACGACCTCGTCGTCGCCCTGGAACGGGCGCTCGCGACACCCGGTCCGTCATTGATCGACGCCGTCGTTTCCCGCATCGGTTGACGTGGTCGTCCCGACCGCCGCATCTGCGGCTTTCGCAATCGTCCGCCCGCACCTACGATCACGCCAGTCGGTCGAAAGGCGCGCAGATGAACCTTGCGACCTCCGTCAGGGTCAGGGATCGCCGCGGTCGCCCTCGTGCTCGCGGTCGGCACGCTGCTGCTCGGCGGTGTCGCACGGGCCCAGCCGTCGTCGGCCGGGTACGTGGTCGCGCTGCCGGATCAGATGCTGACCGGCGTGCCGTGGTGGCTGGCGCTTCCTGTGTCGGCGGCGGCCGTCGTGGTCGCGCTGGTCTGGATGGGCGGACCCGTCGTCGAGGCAACGGACGCGCTGATCGAACCGGCGACGGCGACCGCATGACCTGAACGCGCACTCCGTGGACGGCGTTCCGACGTCGCCCGCCCGACACGACCACGAAAGGACCCACGAAGATGAGCATCCTGGTAGGCGTCGACGGCTCCGAGCACGCCGACCGCGCGTTGGCCTGGGCGTTGCGTGAAGCAGCGCTGCGATCGGCGCAGGTCACCGTGATCAACGCCTTCCGCGTGCGCGAGCTCGCCGGCCCCCTCAACCGCGAGGAGCCGCACGACGAGGAGCGGGCCGAGGCGCGCAGGGTGGTCGAGGAGGCCCTCGGACGTGTGGGGAGCACGGCGCCCGGTGTCGACATCACGACGACCGCCGTGACTGGTCGGGCGGCGGCCGAGGCGATCCTGCACCACGGCCGCCACGCCGATCTGATCGTGGTCGGCAGCCGCGGGCTGGGAGGCTTCCCGGGGTTGCTCGTGGGCTCGGTGAGCCAGCAGGTCGCCGCGCACGCCGATGTGCCGGTGGCGGTGATCCCCGCCGGAGTGGAGATGACAGATGTCAGCGACGGCACCACGTCGATCGTCGTGGGCGTGGACGGCTCGGACAAGTCGATCCGTGCGCTGCGATGGGCGGTCGAGGAGGCCCGTCTGCGCGACGTCCCGCTGACGGCGGTGTACGTGTACCGGTCGCTGCGGGAGGGGTCGCCCTTCGACGCCTACGCCGACGTGGAGGAGTCGCAGCTCGAGGAGCTCGAGCGTCAGGGTGGCGGGACGGCGCTCGGCAAGCTCGACCGGCTGCTGTCCGACGCGGGCGACCTGTCGGACATCAAGATCGAGCGCGAGGTCGATCCGGGCTCGCCGGCGAAGGTGCTGATCTCCGACGCCGCGGACGAGTCGACGCTGCTCGTGGTCGGCAGCCGCGGGCACGGAGGCTTCAGTGGGCTGTTGCTCGGTTCGGTGAGCCAGCAGTGCCTGCACCACGCCAAGGGACCGGTGGTGGTCACGCCCATCGGCTGACGGACGGGCGGCCCGCGCCCCGCGGTGCAGCCTCGGAGCGCCCGGTCGCGGTGCACCGAATGCGGCGGGTCGTCGCCGGTGCTCAGGCCGTGCGCGCGGTCCGTCGATCGGCGATCGCCGGCGGGGGACGTCGGTCGAACCACGGCCGGGCCTGCTCGAGCTGGGCCGCGAGGCGCAGCAGCATCGCCTCGTCGCCGTAGCGCCCGGCGAACTGGACACCGACGGGCAGCCCGTCGGGTGTCCAGTGCAGCGGCACCGACATGGCGGGTTGACCGGTCATGTTGAACACCGGCACGTTGGGGATCGGTGCCATCACCTTCGCAGCGAGACGGCGCAGCACAACCATGAGCGCGGGACGAACCGGCACGCGGCGCATCGCTTCCAGCAGGCTGCGTTCGGTCGCCGTGGGATCGAGCGCGTGATGCGGCATGGGGGGATCGGCGAGGGTGGACGTGAGCACGACGTCGATGCGCTCGCGGTCAAGCTGCTGCGCGATCGTGCGCCCCAGGACGCGGATGTGCGTGAACGCCGCGGCGACCTGCGCGCCCGTCAGCCTGCGCCCCACGAGCTGCAGGACCCACGTCGCCAGCTCGTACTCGTCGGGGCATGGGGAGGACTGCCCTTTCAGCCGCGCGATGTCGGAGACGGCGGCCGCGACCGAGGCGGCGAACAGGACCACCAGGGCCTCGCCGGCCGCTGCGCGATCGATGTCGAACTGCAGCGGCGTGACCTCGTGGCCGAGCTCGCCGACGAGGACGGTCGCGGCGCTGACGGCCCGACGGCACTCGGGCGCGATGTCATCGTGGAGGATGCCGCCGTCGACCACCCCAATCCGCAACGCGCCCGGCTCGGCGCCGACCTCCTCGCTGAACGGCCGCGCCCGACCCGGTGCGGCATAGGGGTCGCCGGGCTCGGGTCCGACGGCGACGTCGAGCAGCAGGGCCGAGTCACGCACCGATCGGGTCACCGCGTGGCTGACGCTCAGCCCGAACAGCCCGTCGGCCGCGACCGGGCCGCTGGGGGTGCGTCCGCGCGACGGTTTGAGACCGAACAGTCCGCAGTTGCTCGCAGGGATGCGGATCGACCCGCCACCGTCGGACGCCGAGGCGGCGGGCACCATGCCGACCGCGACCGCGGCGGCGGCGCCGCCCGACGAACCGCCGGCCGTCCGCGTCGGGTCCCACGGGTTGACGCAGGCGCCGTGCAGCTCCGGCTCCGTGACGGGCATGATGCCGAGCTCGGGCACGTTGGTCATGCCCAGGCCGACGATCCCGGCGGCCTCCAGCCGGTCGACGAGGGTCGAGCTGTACGCCGGCACGTGCGCGCGCAACGCCCGCGACCCCATCGTCAGCCGTGCGCCGCTCCACGCGTGGCTCAGGCTCTTGAACAGGTATGGCACACCGGCCAGCGGGCCGTCCGGCACTCCGTCGGCGACCCTGCGCCGGGCGCGGTCGAACGCGGTCTCGACGACCGCGTTGAGCACCGGGTTGTGGCGCTCGATGCGATCGATGGCCGCCTCGAGCACCTCCGCCGTGGAGACCTGCCCGCTGCGGATCAGAGACGCGAGGCCGACGGCGTCGTGGTCCGTGTACTCCGCGAACGTCACCATCGGTGCCACGCTACCGGTGCGGGGCCTCACGCAAAGGTCCGCGTGTCTCCCGACCGTCGGGTGATCCCGCGGCGGTCGAGCTCCTCGAGCAGCGGGAGGATGTACTTGCGGCTGGTCCCCAGGACCTGGCGTGCCTCGGACGCGGTCAACGGGCCGTCGGTGGCCGCATCCCGCAGCAGCGACATCGCCTGCTCCAGGGCGGTCGACGTCATGGCGATGTCGCCGGCCAGGCGCACGAGTTGCCCCGCGGACTCCATCTCGGCCAGCAGCGGTCGGGACACGCCTGCCGACGCGGCGGCGTCCGCGAGCCCGGGCGGCGCGAAGGGGTTCGCGTCCAGCGCGGCGAGCAGCTCATCGCGCGCGCGGCGCTGGTCGTCGTCGAGCGCCACACGGTGATCGGGCAGCCGCAGGCCGGCGGCCTCGCGCACGATGAGCTGTTGACGCTCGCACCACGTCACGACCGCGTCCACGACCGCTGCCGGGCAACCTCGTTCGAGCACGGCGTTGTCGACGACCGGCCGGGGCGCGGTCCGCGCCAGTGGCTGGTCGACGTGGTGGATCGCCAGCGCGTCGCGGATCACCTCGCTCCACAGCCGCAGGTGGGAGTCGTCCACGTAGTGGTCGCCCAACACGTGCACGCCGGCCGGCGGGTCGGCAGGAGCCACGCCGATCAATGCGTGTGCCTCGAGGACCGGTGCCGCTCCGCGCTCCGCGACGTGCAGGGCCAGGAGCCGGTCGCGGTCGCCGACGGCCGCCGCCCGGGCTGCCAGCTGCTCCGCCCGCGCGTGCCGGCGGGCGGCGCCGCGTGGTCGGCGCGGCGGTGCCGCGTCGAGGACCGGACCTCCGCCCACCGTCACGGCGCGGCCGACCTCGCGGAGCACGAAGCGGTCGCCGGCCTCGACGGCGACCGCTCCCCGCAGCTCGATGTGCACCGGACCCTCGGCTGGGCCCACGATCTGTCGGCCGGCCAGCGGCCAGACCCTGGCGACGTGTTCCGCCGAACCGATGTGTACGTGCCACGCCCCGGTGTGGCGGACGCGGTGGCCGGGCAGCACGCGGACCCAGGCGTCGAAGGCGCGCGTCGACCGCCACTGATCGGGGCGCACGAGCGCTCGGCCGCGCGCGGCCTCCTCGCGATCGACCCCCGCGAGGTTGACGGCGACGCGGCTGCCGGGGGGCACGGCGTCGCGATCGATGTCAAGGCTCTGCAGCGAGCGCGCGCGGCCCCGCGCACCTCCCGGCAGCACGGCGAGCTCGTCGCCGGTCCGCAGGGTGCCTCCGCCGAGCGTGCCGGTCACGACCGTCCCTGCGCCGCGGATCGTGAACGCCCTGTCGATCCACAGCCGCGGCCGGCCGCGGTCGGCCGCGGCGCCCACGCGGTCGCACACGTCGCGCAGCGCGTCGCGCAACGCGTCGAGGTCGAGGCCCGTCTGCGCGCTGGTGCGCACGATCGTTGCGCCCTCCAGCGATGTGCCCTCCAGCGCCTCGAGCACCTCCAGCTCGGCGAGCTCGGCGAGCTCGTCGTCGACCGTGTCGATCTTGGTCAACGCCACGACGCCGTGGCGGACGCCGAGCAGATCCAGGATCTGCAGGTGCTCGCGGCTCTGCGGCATCCAGCCCTCGTTGGCGGCCACGACCAGCAACGCGATCTCGATCGGTCCGGCGCCGGCGAGCATGTTGCCGATGAAGCGCTCGTGGCCGGGCAGATCGACAAAGGCGACGGTGTGCTCGTCGTCGAGGTCGAACCACGCGAAGCCGAGGTCGATCGTCAGGCCGCGCTGCTGCTCCTCGACGAACCGGTCGGGTTGCATGGTGGTCAGCGCCTCGACGAGCGTCGACTTGCCATGGTCGACGTGCCCGGCGGTGCAGATCACGTGCATCATGACTCCTCGGTGGGCCGGGGATCCGGTGACCCCGTCAGCAGCTCGCGCACCTCGGCGACGTGTTCGTCGTCGGCGACCGCGCTGACCATGTCACCGGCCTCCAGGACGGTGTCGCCGCTCGGCATGATGAGGTCTCCGTGCCGATGCACGCTGGTCAGCAGCGTGTGGCGCGGCCACGCGACGTGCCGGACCTCCTTGCCGGCCGCCGGAGCCTCTGCGGTCACCTTCACCTCCAGGTAGTCCGTGCCCGACAGGTCCCGCAGGCGCCGGAGCTCGCTGCGCTGCTGGGACACCAGAGACTGCGTCACCGCATGCCGGTAGGCGGTGACCAGATCGGAACGCCGGATGAGGCCGATCAGGCGCTGGTGATCGTGCGAGTCGACGACGGGCAGGCGGCCGATGTCCAGCGTCGCCATGCGACGGAGCGCGAGGTACACGGGGTCCTCGGGGGTCACTGTCAACAGATCGCGGGTGCAGATGTCGCCGATGGTGGGTTGTCCCTTCTCGCCGTCCCAGTCCTGGCCGCGTTCGACGTCCGCCAACGTGCACACACCGATCAGCCGGTCGCCGTCGAGCACCGGGAAGCCGTGATGGCCGCTGCGGTGGAACTCCTCACGGGCCTCCGGCAGCGTCATGTCGGTCGTCAGGACATCGGGTTCGACGGTCATCACCTCCCGGACGCTGACGGTCTGCATCAGGTCGACGTCCTCGGGTTCGCCGTAGACGATCCCCCGTTTGGCCAGCGGCCAGCTGTAGATCGATGCCGGCTGGATCCGATCGGCGATGAACGTGGCCAGGCCGGCGGCCAGCATCAGCGGCAGCACGAGCTCGTAGTCGCTGGTGAGCTCGAAGGCGATGACGATCGCGGTCATGGGAGCGCGGGCGGCGGCCGCGAAGACGGCCGCCATGCCGACGAGGGCGAACGCTCCGGGCTGCACGCCGGCGTCGGGCAGCAACGTCACCGCGACGTGTCCCACCGCGCCGCCGACCGCGGCGCCGCAGAAGATCGCGGGAGCGAATGTGCCGACCGCGTTGCCGCTGCCGATCGACAGGCACGTCGCGACGAGCTTAGCGAACGCAAGCAGGATGAGTAGGATCGCGACCGTCGGACCGGCACCGAACTCGGCGTCGAGCATGCGCTGGATCGGGTCGCGGACGCCGTCGATCGGCGGCAGTTTGTCCCCCGTGCCGAGCACCTCGGGCACCGCCAGTGCGACGAGTCCCACGCCCAGCCCTCCGAGCGCCAGCTTGAACGGACGCCACACCTCAAGCGCGGAGAACACCCGCTCGGCCAGATCCTCGCCGTACAGGAACGCGATGCCGAACAGCGCTGCGACGACGCCGAGCACGGCGTACAGCCCGAGCTCGCGGGCGTCGGTGAACGAGTACAGCGTGGCGGGCTCGTAGATGATCCCGGGGCCGATGATCTCGTGCGCCGTCACCGAACCGACGACCGACGCCACGACGACGGACTGCAGGACGGATGTGCGGAACCGCCCGATGATCAATTCGATCGCGAACAGCATCCCGCCGATGGGGGCGTTGAACGAGGCACCGATGCCGGCCGCGGCGCCGGCGGCGACCAGCGTCCGCATGCGTTCCTCGCCGACCGCGAACAGGCGCCCGAGCAACGAGCCCACGCTGCCGCCGATCAGTACGATCGGACCCTCGCGTCCACCCGAAGCGCCGGTGCCGAGGGCGAGGCCCGAGGCGGCGATGC is a window from the Euzebyales bacterium genome containing:
- a CDS encoding universal stress protein, translated to MSILVGVDGSEHADRALAWALREAALRSAQVTVINAFRVRELAGPLNREEPHDEERAEARRVVEEALGRVGSTAPGVDITTTAVTGRAAAEAILHHGRHADLIVVGSRGLGGFPGLLVGSVSQQVAAHADVPVAVIPAGVEMTDVSDGTTSIVVGVDGSDKSIRALRWAVEEARLRDVPLTAVYVYRSLREGSPFDAYADVEESQLEELERQGGGTALGKLDRLLSDAGDLSDIKIEREVDPGSPAKVLISDAADESTLLVVGSRGHGGFSGLLLGSVSQQCLHHAKGPVVVTPIG
- a CDS encoding amidase, with protein sequence MVTFAEYTDHDAVGLASLIRSGQVSTAEVLEAAIDRIERHNPVLNAVVETAFDRARRRVADGVPDGPLAGVPYLFKSLSHAWSGARLTMGSRALRAHVPAYSSTLVDRLEAAGIVGLGMTNVPELGIMPVTEPELHGACVNPWDPTRTAGGSSGGAAAAVAVGMVPAASASDGGGSIRIPASNCGLFGLKPSRGRTPSGPVAADGLFGLSVSHAVTRSVRDSALLLDVAVGPEPGDPYAAPGRARPFSEEVGAEPGALRIGVVDGGILHDDIAPECRRAVSAATVLVGELGHEVTPLQFDIDRAAAGEALVVLFAASVAAAVSDIARLKGQSSPCPDEYELATWVLQLVGRRLTGAQVAAAFTHIRVLGRTIAQQLDRERIDVVLTSTLADPPMPHHALDPTATERSLLEAMRRVPVRPALMVVLRRLAAKVMAPIPNVPVFNMTGQPAMSVPLHWTPDGLPVGVQFAGRYGDEAMLLRLAAQLEQARPWFDRRPPPAIADRRTARTA
- the selB gene encoding selenocysteine-specific translation elongation factor produces the protein MMHVICTAGHVDHGKSTLVEALTTMQPDRFVEEQQRGLTIDLGFAWFDLDDEHTVAFVDLPGHERFIGNMLAGAGPIEIALLVVAANEGWMPQSREHLQILDLLGVRHGVVALTKIDTVDDELAELAELEVLEALEGTSLEGATIVRTSAQTGLDLDALRDALRDVCDRVGAAADRGRPRLWIDRAFTIRGAGTVVTGTLGGGTLRTGDELAVLPGGARGRARSLQSLDIDRDAVPPGSRVAVNLAGVDREEAARGRALVRPDQWRSTRAFDAWVRVLPGHRVRHTGAWHVHIGSAEHVARVWPLAGRQIVGPAEGPVHIELRGAVAVEAGDRFVLREVGRAVTVGGGPVLDAAPPRRPRGAARRHARAEQLAARAAAVGDRDRLLALHVAERGAAPVLEAHALIGVAPADPPAGVHVLGDHYVDDSHLRLWSEVIRDALAIHHVDQPLARTAPRPVVDNAVLERGCPAAVVDAVVTWCERQQLIVREAAGLRLPDHRVALDDDQRRARDELLAALDANPFAPPGLADAAASAGVSRPLLAEMESAGQLVRLAGDIAMTSTALEQAMSLLRDAATDGPLTASEARQVLGTSRKYILPLLEELDRRGITRRSGDTRTFA
- a CDS encoding chloride channel protein, whose translation is MTSPVPHERSSEQSRRTVGGTVALGLRRQSRETVGAWARRLRRETAPHLQGETLMIALAVAVGLGTGLLASALIGTIAVVQRIAFGTGPSQLLVVVVPTVGAFLVGLLITYVAPESSGSGVIRVMMTIATNGGRFRGRVPFTGIAASGLALGTGASGGREGPIVLIGGSVGSLLGRLFAVGEERMRTLVAAGAAAGIGASFNAPIGGMLFAIELIIGRFRTSVLQSVVVASVVGSVTAHEIIGPGIIYEPATLYSFTDARELGLYAVLGVVAALFGIAFLYGEDLAERVFSALEVWRPFKLALGGLGVGLVALAVPEVLGTGDKLPPIDGVRDPIQRMLDAEFGAGPTVAILLILLAFAKLVATCLSIGSGNAVGTFAPAIFCGAAVGGAVGHVAVTLLPDAGVQPGAFALVGMAAVFAAAARAPMTAIVIAFELTSDYELVLPLMLAAGLATFIADRIQPASIYSWPLAKRGIVYGEPEDVDLMQTVSVREVMTVEPDVLTTDMTLPEAREEFHRSGHHGFPVLDGDRLIGVCTLADVERGQDWDGEKGQPTIGDICTRDLLTVTPEDPVYLALRRMATLDIGRLPVVDSHDHQRLIGLIRRSDLVTAYRHAVTQSLVSQQRSELRRLRDLSGTDYLEVKVTAEAPAAGKEVRHVAWPRHTLLTSVHRHGDLIMPSGDTVLEAGDMVSAVADDEHVAEVRELLTGSPDPRPTEES